The Fervidobacterium sp. DNA segment ATCGATTTAACAAGATGCTACTTCAACCTTGTCAGAGATAGAGCTACTAAAAGTAGGGAGTCACAAGAATTCTGGGAAAGCTTCTTGGAACTAAAATTTCAAGCAAAAGATGGAGAAAAATCGTTGAGCGAATACACACTTATCAAGGACGAACCCAAAGTCTCGATATTTGTTTCAAAGGAACCTGAGGATGAAGAAATATTCTTGAAATTCAAAGAAATACTAAGCGAGAACGACAAAGAAAAACGTGCTGGAATGTGCACACTATACAAAAGAAAAATAGAAGAAAGAATGATACATATAAATGTATCTCGTGCCTTAAAAAATCTACCCCCGGCTATAGAAAACTACGAAAAACTTCGGTTCATAAATAAAGAAAGTCTAGAAGCATATTACGATTTAAACACTGGCTTCAAATATATAGATAACGAACTTAAGGAGCAGGTAATATGGTAGACAAAATTGAAATTCAACCAAACTGGTTGTATTCCTATCTTGTATGTCAAAGAGAAGCTTGGCTGATTGCTCATGGTATAGAAGGAGAACAAAACAACATATATTTGGAACTTGGCAGACTTATCCATGAAGAAACATACTCAAGATATAAACATGAACAGATAGTTATGCCATCTGTTAAAATTGACCTATTCTACGAGAACAAAAAAACAAAAATTATAGGAGAAATTAAATCTTCAAGCAAAAGATTAAAAGAGGCCAAACTACAACTTTTGTACTACTGCTACATACTAAAGCAAAAAGGCGTTGAATTCTCGGCAGAATTACTGATACCCAAAGAAAGAAAAAGAATCAAAGTCGAGCTTACGGACGAATCCATACAGCAAATAAATAAATTAGTCATTGAAGTAAAAGAACTGATAGAACTGCCAAGACCACCGCAGCAGATCAGGCAAAGTGCGTGTACAAAATGTGCTTACGAAAAATTTTGTTGGACTGAATGAGCTTTTCTGATAAAATAATTCAGAGGTGAGTAGTATGAACTCCATTTACATATTTTCAAGCGGTGTTCTTGAGAGAAAAAACAACACAATATCAATTGCAAACGAAAGTGGGGAAAGAAAATACATTCCTGTAGAGAACATACAGGAAATACACATATTCGGGGAAATTGACTTCAACAAAAGGATACTTGAATTCTTAACAGAGAAAAACATAATATTACACATTTATAATTATTATGGTTACTACTCAGGAAGTTACTACCCAAGAGAGCATTACAATTCATCATTTCTCTTATTAAAACAAGTTGAGAAATATTTAAATTACGAAGAACGTCTCAAGATAGCCAAAAAAATTGTATTTGGTGCTGCAAAAAACATAATTAGAAATATAATAGATAATAAAGACAAAGATCCTGGACTAACAGACATAGCAGATGGGATAGAAGAACTAACCAAAAAAATTGACGGAGCTAAAGACATTGAGGAACTAATGGGAATAGAAGCGAATCTAAGGGAAGCATATTATGGAAGTTTTGAAAAAATAATAAAATCTGAGGAATTCATAATGGAAAAAAGA contains these protein-coding regions:
- the cas4 gene encoding CRISPR-associated protein Cas4 encodes the protein MVDKIEIQPNWLYSYLVCQREAWLIAHGIEGEQNNIYLELGRLIHEETYSRYKHEQIVMPSVKIDLFYENKKTKIIGEIKSSSKRLKEAKLQLLYYCYILKQKGVEFSAELLIPKERKRIKVELTDESIQQINKLVIEVKELIELPRPPQQIRQSACTKCAYEKFCWTE
- the cas1b gene encoding type I-B CRISPR-associated endonuclease Cas1b, coding for MNSIYIFSSGVLERKNNTISIANESGERKYIPVENIQEIHIFGEIDFNKRILEFLTEKNIILHIYNYYGYYSGSYYPREHYNSSFLLLKQVEKYLNYEERLKIAKKIVFGAAKNIIRNIIDNKDKDPGLTDIADGIEELTKKIDGAKDIEELMGIEANLREAYYGSFEKIIKSEEFIMEKRTKRPPENELNALISFGNSLLYTAVLSQIYQTHLDPRIGYLHTNNHRRFTLNLDIAEIFKPVIVDRLIFTLINKKQITKKDFLKDTNGIFLNEKGKKTFVQEFDNRLETTVYSKKLKRNVSYRTIIRMELYKLEKHIIDDQEYNPYIRT